The DNA window TCGGCGCGCGGGCAGTGATCGAATCGCTTCGCCAGCCATTCGGGAACGAAGGACCGGAGATCGTCTACGCCGGGAATCACATCGATGGCGCATATCTGCAAAGCCTGCTCCGCTACCTCGAAAATCGCAGCGTCAGTATCAATGTGATTTCAAAATCGGGTACAACGACCGAACCTGCACTGGCTTTTCGCGTGCTTCGTCAGATGATGGAGGAGCGCTATGGACATGAGGAAGCCGCACGACGTATAGTCGCAACAACGGATGCCTCACGCGGAGCACTGCGGAAGGTTGCGGATGAACAGGGCTACCAGTCCTTCATCATCCCGGATGATGTTGGAGGACGTTTCTCGGTTTTTACGCCGGTGGGGTTGCTTCCCATCGCCGCTGCCGGTATGGATATCCGCGCACTTCTCGACGGTGCCGCGACCATGCAGGAAACCGCAGCTACCATGCGCGGGGAGGAGCACCCGGCCTTTCACTATGCGTTGCTTCGCGATGCCATGTATCGCAGCGACCATTACGTTGAAGTGCTCGCGTCATTCCACCCCGCCTTGCAATATGTCACCGAATGGTGGAAGCAGCTCTTTGGAGAGAGTGAAGGCAAGGACGGGAAGGGGATATTCCCCGCGGCAGTGACGAATACAACAGATCTGCATTCCATGGGACAGTACATCCAGGATGGACGGCGCATGCTGTTCGAGACCTTCCTGTTCAGCACGGAAGAGCATGATGGGTTACGTGTGCCTGAGGATGCGGACAACACCGACGGACTCAACTACCTGGCGGGAAGCAGCTTCGCGGAAGTCAACCGCAACGCCATGCAGGGGACGGCGCTCGCGCATCGTTCCGGTGGCGTTCCCAATGCAAGCATCCTGATGGATGGTATTACATCCAGAAGCATTGGCGCCCTGCTGTATTTCTTTGAATACACGGTCGCGCTCAGCGGCTATGCGCTCGATGTCAATCCCTTTGACCAGCCGGGCGTGGAAGAGTACAAGCGCAACATGTTCGCGCTGCTCAACAAACCCGGCTTTGAAGAACTGCGCACGCAGTTGCTGAGCAAACTCAAAAGCACGAACTGAGTGTTTTGTTTCGCTACGGGACGCATTTTCGATCTCGCAAACACAACCATGAATAACAGAACAGCATGACCACTACCGATTTTTCCCAGCGTATCCGCGAACTCGATTCCCATGACATGTACAGCGTGCTCTGCGACCTCCCGCAGCAGGCGAAGACGGGAATCGATATTGGTAATTCCGTAAATCTCAGCAGTATTCGCACAGAGAGGATTCGCAATCTGATCGTCTGCGGCATGGGCGGTTCCGCAATCGGAGGTGATGTACTGC is part of the bacterium genome and encodes:
- a CDS encoding glucose-6-phosphate isomerase yields the protein MSELIRIDDTNCRDSLSAAQWDASRERITSAADTLHGKNGAGSDFLGWMTLPGEAREQLQRLENTAAAMRAQSDVIVVIGIGGSYLGARAVIESLRQPFGNEGPEIVYAGNHIDGAYLQSLLRYLENRSVSINVISKSGTTTEPALAFRVLRQMMEERYGHEEAARRIVATTDASRGALRKVADEQGYQSFIIPDDVGGRFSVFTPVGLLPIAAAGMDIRALLDGAATMQETAATMRGEEHPAFHYALLRDAMYRSDHYVEVLASFHPALQYVTEWWKQLFGESEGKDGKGIFPAAVTNTTDLHSMGQYIQDGRRMLFETFLFSTEEHDGLRVPEDADNTDGLNYLAGSSFAEVNRNAMQGTALAHRSGGVPNASILMDGITSRSIGALLYFFEYTVALSGYALDVNPFDQPGVEEYKRNMFALLNKPGFEELRTQLLSKLKSTN